The genomic segment ACATGCATCCGACACAGTATAACTCACAGAACATTCATGCATCGCAGTATAACtcaagaattaaattttataagcttcccttacctggatcagaaGTGAACGTCCTAACTCAGGGTGTTTGGTTCGTACGCTAACAGTTCTCTACTCTCACAGGATCACTTAACTCTTCCAACCCGATCTAACCATAAAAACCAAGAAATATTAAGAACTTAACCCTTCATGCAACCAGGATCTGGCTTTGCATGAGACAGAAAACGTTCGATAAGAAGAGAGACTTACCAGTATCAGAACGTTGAGATGATCGGTTCAAAACGAAGCTCACGACACCAGGAATggttctacggtttctgaaacgtgaacggagaagagaaagaagaagtttcagtagagagaaggtagaggtttctagagagaaggtgaagaatatgaaaagttagaatctgaggaagaagaagagtgcatgCAAAGAGTGATGCAGACTTCagaaaagtcatttttgtttaaaaaccaACGTCCGTTCTCTTGCTGCCACTTATCTTCCACTACTGATTTAGGAACATTTCATCACGACACCTGGCAGGAAGGCAGTGAGTCTggaagtgcgtttttaatgcacggCAGAAAGGTTTTTAGAGCAATTAATGAGGATGAGACAGGGGGATTAATGATGCTCGTTTTTCTAGGGTCTTACAATGAACAACTTAGATTAATTAATTCTTCAATAAGGTCAAATATGATTTTCTCAATCTGTCTGTTTATTCTTAATTGAATTGCAATactgaaaattatataaaaattttatcaCTTGACTATGTGAATATACCTATATTTTTTCAcacaaatgtttaaattttgccgttaataattaaaatattttatatcacaTGATTAAATAAATGACTaatatattaattgtatttGTATAGAATTTAATTAATGTGTACATATCCTTCCATTGTTAAGTGGtttttgaacttatttatttgttaatttttttatgtaaaaaataatttattttctttaaattatggATGATAATAGAGGATAGATCAGGTAGGCTGACTCATATGCAAGTAAAGAGAAGACTTATCTGCATTTTCACTCCTAATTcaaattcagttttttttttctttcacaagataattatatgaattcaacctaagatatataattattaaatacaaaaattaaaagtaaaccATTCcttaatcaacaaaaaaaaaatagcaggAGCGAAGCTTCCCACGCACCTCACAAAAGACTAAAGCCGGTCAAACCGGTTCGTGAACTGAAAGCAAAAAGAATAAACCGAACCgaacctctttttttttttttcactatttgCGCCtacaaatatgaaaatttggtTCTTGATTTTTGTTGCACCTTCCTCTGCCGCCTCTCTCTcttgttttctctttctctctctcattgCATCTCATGCCttgttttcattcttaaaaatcCAAAGTTGAAAAGGTTGTCAACAAGGGAAGACACAAGTTGAACCTCAAAGGAAAACTCAGTGCCACCTCAAAATAGATCAAACAAACCTTGTTCTTTTATGTGCACAACCCAACTTGCTGCTATTATCATAAGGtaacaacattatcatcaaaATTGTTGTTTTCGGCCTTTGAAAGGCTTAGACTTTTTCATCAATGCGATCTGGGTTCTCCTTGATCCACTCTTGTTTcattggttttctttttcttcttttttcattcaCAGATGTACATGTCTCTGTTTTTTCGGggttcttttattttctttttcaagttgattttctctttctttggaAGAGGGTAATCTTACGGAAAATTGCATGGTGTGGGGTCAGAGAGATATTGAATAAAGGCCAACTATGGTTAATTATTTTGGTATAAGGGTGGGAACAGAATGATGTTGAACTCTATCAGAATATCTTATTGGAAACGTTCTGTGTTTTTACCTATCGAAGTTTGTATGTATTCTAGATCCCTCATGAGGTTGATTTTTGTTTATGCATTTTGATCAGGATTGGATTCTGACAAGGATTTCTCTATGGTAAGCTTTAAGCATAAATTTTGTTGGGGGATCAGCATGAATGGTTTCAAAATGTGGAATATGGTTAGCTTATTATATTGGATCAGAGTGACGTTTTTGATTTGGTGTATGTTGTGCTTCTTTGTTTATGATCAATAGGGAGAAGCACCTATCATTATTGGTCAAGACCTGCAGAATGGGAATGACAATGACTTTAAATCAAAAAGTGGGACTTTTGAAACAAGCACTATCATTGGTGAAAAAAAGGTTTTGATAATGCAATATCTATTGTAATGTCATCTCTCAATGTGGCACAATTTACTAAGTTGAAAATATTCTGTCTAAAACAAATCATCCACCTCCATTTGTTTGACAGTATGTCATTGGTGGAACTTCTGGTGAAACTTTTTATGTGAAAGTTCAAATTCTTGACAACAACTGTCTTGGGGAATGGTAGGTTAAAGGTTCTttatctcactttttttttttaactagttTAATTTTGCTTCTGATGTCTATTTTAATGTGCAGGGTTAATGTGGTTGAGCTAGGCACTAAACCCATTTCATGTAATGGCCACTCAGCCGTGCTTTTGAAAGACAGAATACTAATTCTTAAGAAAAATTCTAACCCAGATGACTGTATATGGTTTCTGGAGGTTGGTGTTTTCAGACCATGGTCCTTAATCTAATGCCAAAGTGCTGTTATTGTGTGGAAACtctgaaaaattataattagacTATGTAATGCTTGATAGgtgttaaatatttttgttttattactattggCAGGTGGACACTACATATGTCAGGCAGCAGCAGAAAAAAAATTTGGGGACTGAGGTTGTAGCATGGAGTAAGGGTGTGATAGGAAACGTGGAGAAACCTGTTGTTATAAGTGGTCCTTCTGGAGTAGGTAAAGGAACATTGATATCTCTCCTCATGAAGGAATTCCCCTCTATGTTTGGCTTTTCTGTGAGCCACACAACCCGTGCCCCGAGAGGCATGGAGAAAGATGGGGTCCATTACCATTTTACGGAGAAGAATGTTATGGAGAAAGAGATTAAAGATGGCAAGTTTCTGGAGTTTGCTTCTGTCCATGGAAATCTCTATGGGACCAGTGTTGAGGCTGTGGAGCTGGTATCAGATGCAGGGAAAGTAAGTTCCTTATTGGCCTTATTTTAGAACGTTAGATCCCAGACCTACACATATCAATCACTCTCTGAATATGCTTTGCTTTTATTCTTTCCTATTTCAAATATATTGCTCTTAATTCGGAATTAGGCTTTATCAAAGTACTCATAGTAATCTATTGAGTTTTATGAGTACTAGAAAGGTCTGAAA from the Vigna angularis cultivar LongXiaoDou No.4 chromosome 3, ASM1680809v1, whole genome shotgun sequence genome contains:
- the LOC108324113 gene encoding guanylate kinase 2 is translated as MQTSEKSFLFKNQRPFSCCHLSSTTDLGTFHHDTWQEGSESGSAFLMHGRKVFRAINEDETGGLMMLIKQTLFFYVHNPTCCYYHKGEAPIIIGQDLQNGNDNDFKSKSGTFETSTIIGEKKYVIGGTSGETFYVKVQILDNNCLGEWVNVVELGTKPISCNGHSAVLLKDRILILKKNSNPDDCIWFLEVDTTYVRQQQKKNLGTEVVAWSKGVIGNVEKPVVISGPSGVGKGTLISLLMKEFPSMFGFSVSHTTRAPRGMEKDGVHYHFTEKNVMEKEIKDGKFLEFASVHGNLYGTSVEAVELVSDAGKRCILDIDVQGARSVRASPLEAMFIFICPPSMDELEKRLRDRGTETEEQVLKRLRNAQAEIEQGRSSGIFDHILFNDNLEDCYENLKKLLGLNEYATTPKSAPKEINLPRDHSVSKIDDKIIINSTSSKLEKESKNLIMLDVSCLKGGAPGRTRGLNIEAIDSFSEGFNGNGNGPI